atacatacatacatacatacatacatacatacatgcatacatacatatacatatatatatatatatatatatatatatatatatatatataattctcagttgaactatttgaattaatttattatgatatcctaaaaaaattttgaatttttttcatgaaaattgtctttatttttttattttgtttacttttcaaatatattttttgagaatacataagtatatttttactcgtaAATCACATAAATAGATACTTTTACTGATAAATCAATATTTGATTGTCATTGGTATGATCTCGTAAGCTCACgaggaattattcattttgagtaTGCTAGTTCGATTTTACCCTTTTAAAACTCGTGAGTCCCAAAAATCATCTCTAAAGATAAGGATGACTTAGGAGATCAATGACTCATAACCCTCCTTCTAGCATCATTTTAATAAATCAACATTTGAACGTTATGCTAGGCTCATAAGAAATTATCTTCTTAGACATGCCTGCACGATTTTATATTTTCAAGCTCATGAACCTCAAAAGATACAGTAATTCGGAGGGTTTATCAATCTTTGGTTCCCCTACTCTTTAACTAAGGATTAAATGTCCTTATAATTTTCATTCTACTCTTCAACATTTATGCTTTAATTTAAGAGAGAGTGTTGAAAATGATAAtacatttgaaaaataaaataaaataaatgaaggaTCTCTTAATTAATCCATCAAGATGATATTGTGTTGCTAATTATTATGTAATTAAGATATGCTATTAATGTGAACACATCTTATATAGTGTGAGTACATTTTATATGCAttagataatatattatttattattgtattCCTACTGTCTCTAAAATAAACTCTCTTGGGTGGTTTTCTTTCACTATTACAACCAATTAGCTTGGAATAGCATTAAGCTATTCCTGTGTGATCTTTTGTTTCATTGTATGCAAAATCAATTTGATCCTATCTGTTCTTGGCTTCCAATTTTGATCATAAATAGGAAGGTGAGGAGGTCTCAAGCCGGTGCACGCATCGAAGACCCAATCGCGACTCCACACCGGGGGTTCACCAGATCTACTCCGTCGGATCACCACCTACGGCGGCGCTAACGCCGTCAAGTCCTTTGGTGCAGGGCGACGCGGCGCTTGGGGTTCCCCGAATGGCCCAGCTGGCGATCGAAGCACCGCACGTGGCCACCTGCCCATTGTCCGGGGGGGTCCGCCTGACCGAATTACCCAAAACACccttcctctccttcccctcGCTCGCCCAAatccaaccccccccccctcccttctCCGTCAAAGATTCCGGGAATCCCCCGGCCAGGATCCACAATGCGCCGCCTCGCGAACTGCGAACCACGGAAGAGGGGGACGAATTAACACGTAATCTCAATCTCCTACAAGAAGTCAATTGGCATTAGCGTGATGTAGGGTGAGAAACATCAGTCCGAgggagaaggggagagagagacagagagagagagcgagagattgCGTCACCGTGAGGACCGAGGAGAAGGGGCAAACAATAGAGAGCGTGGAAACGACAGAAAAGTTTCCTCTCCCCATTTTCtatttgtttctctctctctctctctctcactgcttCCTTTCTTTTTCGTTCCCTTCTCCCACTTCTCTCTTCCTCCGTCTCCAAATCTACCGAGATGGGCATATccattcctctcttttctccgtGTTACCAAATCACGAGATCTTTcagctcttctctctctctctcactcactcacGCACACACACACCCCTTCTTCTTTTAAGGAGTACGTCTTTGAGGCCTTTTGGGTTGTGTTGTGTTGTTGTAGCCTTCTGTCCGTCGGCTGTGGCCATTACGGTTGTCAAAGCTAACGGCATTAATCCGTAAGAGAGACAGAGGGTGGGTGGTGAAAGAGGAGATCCGAAGTGGTGGTTGCGAGGCTTTTGATGTCACGTGCCGGCGAGACGAGCCGACCGGACCAGAAGGCAGGCTCGGGCTTGGCTGCGCCCGGGCAGGTCGAGCCGGTCGCCGCCCGGTTTCAAGCGGCCCTCCGCATGGAGGAGAACAAGCCCGACTTCCCTGACCTCGGATCCCCTGTTTCCCCCCTTCGCCCCTGCCCCGctaacagcagcagcagctccagCTCCTCCGGCTCCGCCTCCGGCAAGGTCGTCCCGCTGCCCCACTCCCCTTCCGGCCCCGCCGCCCGGAGGCCCGCTGCTCCCGACCCGGGGCGGCGGAGCCACTACGGGGAGCTCTCCGGCGAGATCAGCCAACACCAATCTGACTCCGGGCCACTAATCTTCTCCGTCGGAGGCGGATGCGGCGGTAGTATCTGCACCGCGAGCTCTCCCAACACCAATGTGCTACCTACCGGGAACATCTACCCCTCGGGAAAGATCGGAAAGACCGGGATGATGCCCAGGACGACTCCGAGAAGCGATGTGCTCGGGTCGGGCACCGGGAACTACGGCCATGGCAGTATAATGCGGGGTGGTATGAGCGGTGGCGGAGCGGCCAGACCCAGTGGTGGTGCCGGCATGGGGAATTCGGTGGATTCGACCACAAGGAGGGCGACCGGGAGAATGGATCCGCAGGAAGTGACGAGGGCAGGGAACGAGCACTACAAGAGGGGACAATACGGGGAGGCGCTGGCGTTCTACGATCGGGCGGTGGCCATGTGCCCGGAGAATGCTCCATGCCGGAGTAATCGTGCGGCGGCACTGATGGGGCTCGGCAGGTTGCAGGAGGCGGTGAGAGAGTGCGAGGAGGCCGTCCGGTTGGATCCCGCGAACGGGCGGGCGCACCATCGGCTGGCATGTCTAAATCTAAGGTAAGACCAATACTACCAAAGATCTGTTCTGGTTCACTCGCTTGTTCTTAGTTCATACCGGAGGACGTGTAGGTGCTGGTTCGTCTCCCACAATACATGTGCAGTGCAAGGGATGCATTCTCTTCACTGGTTTTGATCATTTCTTTGTTCTTTTGGTTGTCATTTGCTCCAAAGCTTCCACCTTGATGACTGATCTGTTTTTGTGTTCTTTGTTTGCTCGCCATATAATACTGGAATCATGTTCATGTTTTTAGTTGTTCTTTTGTCAAAAGCTTTGATGCTTATGCTCGATTGATCTAGCCTGTTTGATGTGTATTTAGTTTTTGTTGGATCATGTGTTTTCTTGGAGGTTCCATGCTTATGTagaaatcatgagtttgattgaaAAGCTTCAATTTGAATGAACTCTGAGCACAGATTCTGGTGGCATTTGTTATAGGTGGAAATATTTGCTCCTCTTCTAATTGGGTAAATCCAATATTTTGGCCAACACAGACTGGATTATTTTTTATGTTGCTTTGTGATTTTCTGCTGGAGAATCTATTGCAGTCAATGCAATTATCATAGTTTTTTTGCTTCAATGCATTGCATTGTCTAATCCATTTCTTTTCACAGGTTAGGGCTAGTTGAGGATGCGAGGAAGCATCTCCTTTTAACTGGGCAGCCGCCTGACCCTGTTGAGTTGCAGAAGACTCAAGCGGTGGAGAGACATTTGGTAAAATGCGGAGATGCCCGGAAGATAGGAGACTGGAAGAGTGCATTAAGAGAAGCTGATGCAGCAATTGCTGCAGGAGCAGACTCTTCTCCGCCGGTAAATCCTGAAGATTCAATTTTGGTTTTCTTGGTGAAATTTAAATATGTAATTAACTTCCAGTTTGGTGTCTCGCAGCTAATTGCATCGAGGGCGGAAGCTCTTCTGCACCTCCAACATCCTGATGAGGCTGATTCAGTTCTTTCAAGATCATCTGAATTCAAGGACTCACTCCCTTTCTCCTCAGCTACCAAGATCTTTGGTATGCTTTCCTCTTCCTATTTCTACATTGTTAGAGCGCAAGTTGATATGGCAATGGGGAGGTAAGCTGATACCTTTGGAGTTCTGCAGAATAGCATAGAAACAATTCTTGGGTGATGAGACATGAAATGGAACTCTTACAGGTTCGATAATGCAGTCACGGCAGCTGAAAAGGCCAGGAAGGTGGATGCTAGGAATGTAGAAGTGACAATGGTCATGAGCAATGTGAGGTCAGTGGCAAGGGCTCGAGCTCAAGGAAATGAGCTCTTTAAGTTGGGGAATTTCGCAGAGGCCTGTGCAGCTTATGGGGAAGGACTCAGGTACAATACATCAAATTCGGTCCTTCTATGCAACAGAGCAGCTTGCCGTTCTAAGCTTGGGCAGTGGCAGAAATCTGTTGATGACTGCAGTGAAGCTCTTAGAATCCGACCCAATTACACAAAGGCTCTTCTCAGACGAGCTGATTCCTATGGCAAGGTTGTATCACGTGATTCATTTTCTCTGACACCGAGAGATCAagaattattttgttttaacccttttttgtcacattgtaatCAGCTTGAGTGCTGGGCTGAATGTGTCCGAGATTATGAAGTCCTGAGGAAGGAGCTTCCGCGGGACACTGAGGTGGCCGAAGCCTTATTCCATGCTCAGGTTGCATTGAAAACATGTCGTGGTGAAGATGTCTCCAATCTGAAGTTTGGTGGAGAGGTTGAGGAGGTCACTGGTGTAGAACAATTCCGAGCAGCAATATCTTTTCCCGGTCAGTTAGCATCTTCGAGTGATTAAGTATTCCTACTCTGTTATGGACTTCATTCTAAAACTTCATCATTACTCTTCTCCAAGCCGGTTCTAGAGTTTAGTGGTGGGACACTTGTGATCTTCAGATCACCGGTAGGACATGACTCTTCATTTCATACTGTTACTAGCAGTATGATGCACTTACTGTCTAGGAAGACGATGCTGgctttattttcctttttctttttgttttaacaAAGTTAAATGATGATGGGACATTTTTCTTAGTTTCATGCAGCTGACGTTTCTATCTTTCAGTCATTTCATACATCCAATGAGAGAGTAAATTTGTTCCATTTCAGGAGCTTCTGTTGTCTACTTCATGGTTGCTTCGAACCCACAATGCACTGAGATAACCCCATCTGTTGATGCACTCTGTAATCGGTACCCATCTGCAAATTTTCTCAGGGTAATATTGTTAGCCCTGCATCACAGTTTGCCCATCTTTGTATCATCCATGCTTTTTTGTCGCTTGATTTCATTTTTATTTCTAAGCATTTAACTTTTGTTTTGTGCTTGTACCGAAAGGTGGATATCAACCGGAGCCCTGATGTTGCAAAGGCAGAGAATGTGAGGATAGTCCCGACGTTTAAGATCTACAAGAACGGGACAAGAGTGAAGGAGATGATCTGTCCGAGCCAGCAGGTGTTAGAGTACTCGGTGAGGCACTACGGTCTTTAAGATGAATAAAGTGATTCTTTTGATTTGTCCTAGGGCGAGCCCCCACCTTTCTTCGATGATTCAAAATTCAACTCCCATTTGATCCAGCAATCGAGCTGAAGCATCATTCCCCTTTTACTTTTGCTTTGTTTGATCCCTCCATTTGCGGAGTTCCAGGATCATCATTTCCATTATCATTTCCTTTTCTGGTTAGGCTAGGATGTTCTTATCTACCGAGAAATCAATCTCGTCTTCTCTAGACGCATGTTTGTAGTATCAATTGGTGTCTGTGGAGGCTGTTTAAGATTTATTTCATGTATATAAGTCATATAGAGAAAAGCATCGGAAGCCACGGAGGTGGTAGTCGATAAAAGGGAGGGAAAAGACGGGATGTCATTGATGTTGTTGTGCTTCTGCCATGCTGATACATGCTGCTGCCATATCTGTGAAATAAAAGAATTCTTTCTCATTTCGGTATGTGCCAACTTCTTTACTCTCTTCATCAATACCTCTTTGTTGCGTTCGGTTTTGGCACACGCCTTGATGTTATGTTGTTGATCCTTGTCTTCTCCTACTGACCGCGTGTGCTTAGCAACAGGTGCTTGCAGAGGCAGAGGGCCTCTTTCACAAGGTGTTCTCAGATATTGTTTTGCTTCTGCTGTGCTGATACATGCTGAATGCTTTCTCATCTGCAACACACTTTTGACTATTTGGTTCACACAACATGCTTTGGTAATATGTTGCCAATCCTCGTCTTCTCCTACCTTGTGTGCTTTGAGATCAGCAGGTGCTTGCAGAGGCAGAGGACTGTTCtcagatcgagagagagagagagagagagcaggaaGCAAGATGAAGCCAAAGACATGGAATGGAAGCCAGGTTGGAAGGGGAAGGGTTGCCCCTTCCTTCCGCCTGTGGAAGAAACACTAGATTTGGCTCCAAAGTCAGCTGTCATTTCTCTTCTAGGGTTGGTTGTCGGCAAGGGTGCAACTTGCGACCATTGGGTACCCCCACAACCTCTCCATGTCCTTGACCTCACCCTCCATTATGGAGCAGCACCCATGTCTTCGTTCACCATCGACAAACCAGTGGGTGGGATGTGAATGCGATCATGTCTCGTGGCTGCAGTGCCATCTCCCAACCACCAAAACCCTCGTCACTACTGTTCAAGCTTGTGCTCGTGCAACACCATGAAGAATTGGCGGCAACAATTCCTTTGAATTGCTCTCAGAACACGGTAATGATGGTGTTCATAAAGTAGACCATATCGACATCGACATTTTGTAGTACCAAAAGGCAGCATCAAAAGAGTCACAAAAagtgagatgatgatgatgatgatgatgatagggtTACACCAGTAGCTTGTTTCTTACAAGACAAGATAAGGCTTGGCACTCGTTAATGGCCGGAGAGAGCGCGACTGTATTTTGGATTCGTTAGGAGATTCGAGTCTATCCAACAACCTATTTGAGTCGAATttagatgaatttgatagaaaaaaTGATAGATATTTAAATTAGATTTTGGCTCAAATAGAAACAGATACATAGCGAACTGATGATGTAATATTTGATCGACTTAAATTGGGTTTAAGTGTTACGATCTAATCGTGATTCATTCTAATGGGTTTGTAATTTCGTTTAATTCAAACCATTGGTCAAAATATTTaggttaaaattaataataatatataaattaaatttgcTCTTAATTCActtttgatatataattaaatattaaaaatatatagctATGGATAAGGTTAGAATTGTTTATAGAATTATtagatagatatattattattattaatatgagTTTATACAGTTTGGACGAGCGGTGGTTATGTTAGTGGAAAGTGACTGATTCCACATTTGGATGGATGATTAGGAGCGATGTTTATGATTAGTGGTCTCAgatggaagataagatttctcaaattatatgagaaaattttgaGAAAGATTCTTcctctaatctgtataaataggagagagacatgttaatgtatttaagttttttcacttcttcaataaagtttctttaataattattcttatcttctattattttcatcagtcTCGTCTCGCCGATAGAACTTTTATAGAAATGTATAGAGATAAGTGGAAGATCACATAATGTATAGAGATCACCGGGTTTCTTGATCGCTCTATTAACCACATGCTTCTGCATCTTCCATTCGAAAAGGATTGAAAGCAATGCTTGGCGTATAGGAGAGAGGAGAGATGAAGAAAGAATCCTAAAGTCTCAAAATGCATGTGCTTTGGTACATTTTCAAGTATTTCTTTGCCTTGCGTAAAAGTTTGatgtcatcttctttcttttttattcttttttccatTTTCTAAGCTGTCAGATTCACATTTCCTGCCGATTTAAAATTTGAAGCCGTGATTGGCGGTGGATCAATCGATCATTCTACCTATTTATCAACCCATTTATGATGGGCTTCATGTAGCACGTGTAATCTAACCTACGAGCAGTAATTTTTATTAGATTACAgatatgattaaattttaattataattaataattaataaaaaaataaaatttaattataataagatTCCTTTAGATATGATTTTGATGGAGGAACTTTCCTAATTAATTATCCTAAACCCTATGCTCTTACCTATAAAATGATAGAATCTCTTCGGGAGAAAACAATATATCATTAAGAGATTATAAATCTTCTATTATCTCTCATTTGTTGATAATACAACGTTCCTAGGAGTCCTATAAAGTATAGACAGAAAAAGTGAGTCTAGAGATCTGACAATGGTGCATCTACagattagataaatattttttgaataatatgaaaaggtacgtatcgtatatttgattttaatttttagcaTAACAGTAGTATAATcatagtttttatgcttacaatgggTATTAGCGACGGTGACAATGTTACTACAGTAGTGCCATGACTATGACGAATGTCACAACCATCACTGCCTACGATGGTTACAGCAATGTTGCTATAACATTTACTGCTCATGGCTAGCGTTGACTAGATGCCAAAAGCCACGGTACCCAACAGTTGCATGAAAGACTCGTAAACATCATCGAGCGTTACGACGAGAGTGTGGTCGCTAATCGGCACATAACCACCACACATTGGCATAGCACAGTATAGTGATGCATAATTGCACGTGAGCACGATGCGACAACTATGACTTTACGGTCAACTGCCTGAGAACAGTCGCAGCACCACGACCGACGAGTATACGATAGACGATCGATGCACAGCTAATAAGAGATACGCGCATGGGCATAGTAGAATGCAGTGGCAGCGACAACACCGTGAGAATTAGGGGTTTTTAAAAGGATTTTTTTcctctcaaaaataaaaaaaattctaaagtacTTGATTGGTTCAATAAATGAgtgaaaataattaatatcaattaagaaATTGAGTTCGACTGTATTGATTATTGATTAATTTACTAATATCTTACAACCTAAAATATTTGAGAGAACGTATTTTTATTATTGGGTTTATGAACAatccataaaagatatggtgatgcatgtttaagtatatattataattaatatttttatttatataattaaggtTATTTAGTTTTGTTATCCTGTTAACATTTATATACGTGGTTGGATGTGTATAATAGGATTGTCTTCACAAGATAAATCATGGGGGTCATTTTGGACTACATTTtaaatagtttttttattttatttattttaatttttatatcttattaattaatgagccaagtggaagaatgttagattatgtggttctatctaattatataagatatattataaatatgattagattttgattatgattatttgtaagaaatatttattatgatttgtTAAAGATAATTTTGATGGGAATGACTCTTCTAATTActaatgaaaaaataattttacattgAAAATTACATATCTTATCTTATCTTTTCTTTATTCCTAAAAAATTACGTCTTgtgtaagaataaaaaaaaaagagaagagacgAGTTAAGTTTCTCTTACAATAGACATCATTACAGATTCTAAATCCGACAACGATGAGTATATAGATCAGAATTTAGCATCGAAAGATACGTATCTTATATTTGAtatattgttatttaattttaatttttattctgcATAACAATACCATAATCAGGATCCTGATCGAAAACCATCGATCTTACGGATTGCAAGCATGTGTCCTTGATGAGCAATCCACCTGATCGATACTTACGGTGGAGGGAAACAATTGTTCCAAGAAAACTATCATCAAAGTTTTCGGCTTAGCTCGTTGACATTCTTCCCACATTTTACTCGATCTGTCCGCGGAGGAGGCGAGCCGGGGTCGGCTGCGTCCCACGTGTCGCCCACATCTCACCCATGTGGGCTTCACCTTGCCAGCGTATATTTCACGTGGACATGCTCCCACATAATCCACCGGTCGGAACTGTTTCTGCCGCCATGATGGGCTCTGCATGTAGGAAGACACTTCCAATCGATCATATATAGCTGCAGCAACGTGACGCCACTTCACCCATCGCTAACGTTGACAGAGGAGGACACCGCGAGGTTTGTATTCGCAGCCTACACTGTGCATGGATGCGCCGTCCCTTGTTCGAAGAAGATAGTGCATGTAGCTGCAGAAAATGTTAGATAACACATGCCTCAACATATGGAAAACGAAAACACAACACCGCCCACCTCATCATGCAATTAACATCGTCGAATTTTCCATCTTAACGCACTGCCATCACCacagtatctctctctctctctctctctgaatccATACATTAATGAAGTACTACGTATGGTCATATCCTTCTCACCACTGATGAGTACAGTGTGTATTCCGGTGGGCAGCCTTGGCGAGCATGAACAGAGGTTACGCATGTGAATCACGAGACACGCCCGTACGTTGACGGCATGCATAGTAGCAGCACCATGGTGACGACGAGAAAATTGTCGATCGACGTGATGCATCATGCTTTCTGTGAATCGATGGAATTGCATGTGATGATGTACCAATTCAATCATAAAGCTACGCAGCAGATGGCTCCCTGACATCCGAGGCATGTGCCGTGCTGCCTCGGTGACGACTTGTAGGGTGATCTAATGTCAGCTTTCACAGGCTCCGAGAGGAGAATCTATGAATTCTGTACTGGTATTGCAGCTCCATCTCCATGATGTCTTCAATACCGAAACCCCAGCAATTGCAGTgtgaagaaacaaaaagaatattGTAGCTTGATTAAATTATGTATACGATAACAGTTAAGATCTCCCGTGATAACGATCTCAACTCTGTTTCATCACATCGGTCCACGTTCTTGATAGAAACACCGTCTTAAAAGGAGCATGATAACAGTTAAGATCTCCCGATTGTTATCACAGGAGATCTTAACTGTTATCATTATATGGACAATATTGTGCGTAAATTATCATTAAGTGCTTGATTTATTCTTTTATTTCCTCtccattttttaaaatatttgaatgTTTTGAGACCCGAAAAACAACAAAAGTTGAGCTCCCTCCATCAACGGATGACAAATGTTTTAAGTTCACCGACAAGTGTATCGGTGACTcgatttgttcatattaaaaaacTTATATTCATGCATCCAATCAACTGTAGGAAAAGTCGTTTGGCTGTATTTATCATCTGTAATATTTATGGGACCAATAACGATAGTTTAATGACAAGCCTATCTTTGTTTTGGAACCACCTTAATCCTACGTTCGATTCAAACATCACAACTATAATATTCTATTTCTAGTTGCACCCATCGTATATGTATGATTAGAATAGAatactatatttttatttttattagtgtCATCCATAAAAGTGTAATGAAAAGCAtgcaatattaaaattaaaatatgataatttaGTAAATAAAATGATAAGATTTTGTTTGTACCACTTatacataattataatatctaatcATATGAAAACACAAACATAATATCTCCAAAATTTATACATATAAAATGTCCATATATCATCATCTATCTATATTTACGATGACATAGGCTTGCATAAGCTCACTTTCCTTTATAATCATTTCGGTGATGTGCTAGTATCCTTACCTTAAAATAAGATCTACAATGAATAATCACTCAATTAGTGTAAGCTTTTATTACTTTCTTTAGACAAACATGCTCCACGTTATgcatacaaaattttaaaatcatttacATAAGATATTTAACATTAGACATCTTATTTTATGATCTTTTTAGTAAGCGTAATTCTATAAAATAGCATATGCAAAATAAAGcggtaaaattttatatcaaaataactCAAAATACTTATATGCATATGTAGGAAATATAGTAGATTCATGAATTTCTATACCTCATATCTTAACATATACGTATACTCTCATACCTTACGTCATTATAGTATATATGGGTATTTCCATCTtgtacattataatatatatgtacaccTCTACACCGTATGTCATAATACATAAATGAACTCTTACAtcgtatatcataatatatatatatgtactcttATACCATACGTCATAATACATACATATACTCACACTATATGTCATAGTATAtaagtgcattgcatgtcataatATATCTATGCACTTTCACATCGTACATCATCATATATgtgtataaaatatatttttattataatttatatatttttaatatttataaaatatatatatttatatttagctCATGTCTAACTCATGATGAAACATACTTTCTAAAATACATTAtgcatataataatttatatgaccactaatttatagtaaattaaacttatacttactcaattgaactcaaaaataaagatatcaatgaaatattatatttcttaatGATCGAGTGTGCTAGAGAGTAATATATCTCAATCTTC
This DNA window, taken from Musa acuminata AAA Group cultivar baxijiao chromosome BXJ3-7, Cavendish_Baxijiao_AAA, whole genome shotgun sequence, encodes the following:
- the LOC103992732 gene encoding TPR repeat-containing thioredoxin TTL1-like; the encoded protein is MSRAGETSRPDQKAGSGLAAPGQVEPVAARFQAALRMEENKPDFPDLGSPVSPLRPCPANSSSSSSSSGSASGKVVPLPHSPSGPAARRPAAPDPGRRSHYGELSGEISQHQSDSGPLIFSVGGGCGGSICTASSPNTNVLPTGNIYPSGKIGKTGMMPRTTPRSDVLGSGTGNYGHGSIMRGGMSGGGAARPSGGAGMGNSVDSTTRRATGRMDPQEVTRAGNEHYKRGQYGEALAFYDRAVAMCPENAPCRSNRAAALMGLGRLQEAVRECEEAVRLDPANGRAHHRLACLNLRLGLVEDARKHLLLTGQPPDPVELQKTQAVERHLVKCGDARKIGDWKSALREADAAIAAGADSSPPLIASRAEALLHLQHPDEADSVLSRSSEFKDSLPFSSATKIFGMLSSSYFYIVRAQVDMAMGRFDNAVTAAEKARKVDARNVEVTMVMSNVRSVARARAQGNELFKLGNFAEACAAYGEGLRYNTSNSVLLCNRAACRSKLGQWQKSVDDCSEALRIRPNYTKALLRRADSYGKLECWAECVRDYEVLRKELPRDTEVAEALFHAQVALKTCRGEDVSNLKFGGEVEEVTGVEQFRAAISFPGASVVYFMVASNPQCTEITPSVDALCNRYPSANFLRVDINRSPDVAKAENVRIVPTFKIYKNGTRVKEMICPSQQVLEYSVRHYGL